One genomic window of Luteitalea pratensis includes the following:
- a CDS encoding UvrD-helicase domain-containing protein — translation MIPVDQAARTYATDPSHHVVLEASAGTGKTRVLVDRYLALLAAGVDPRHVLAITFTRKAAAEMRDRIVTDLQVRHPGVWHALRDRADEIAVSTIDAFCFSLLREFPLEAGLDPGFTLADETEVARLVEMSLDRTLRDCRDRAPFDEAIRLVLAQMTLPRLAEGLRALLERRFVAPAALRRYLGRQLRQVRSEAASAERARQDLRRQLEAVPGGLAAWLATGPADSDLWTLFRLDMTRLVATAVEAPMSPAEVRAALDGLSRWVLTRDGTPRKRPVASRAEFITAAAFDAHRAGLPSVADAVRAARRGFEASLNVLLARGIRRVFRLAHRRYLQTLVMHDALDFSEVLARAVLLLGQMDEFSRSRFRLEARYQHVLVDEFQDTSRLQWQLVASLVQSWGEGLGLGHEGPLPPSLFLVGDRKQSIYRFRDADVGLLDEAVAFVQGMGGTGPVRQAISQSFRSHPDLLAFSNDVAAGMVHAGAPPAVAFRYGPDDRFPLPSGHVTGREPEPRLALVVGEDVEACAAGVAAEIIRVLEEGLVTDRGLDAPRRARPGDIAILFRSRESHREVERALSARAIPSYVYKGLGFYDADEIKDLVALIRVLAAPESDLRAAALLRSGFVGLSDEALRRLAPDLATRLTFPGEADDGLPSRDVEALRRLREAWPGWLALVDRLPPADVLDHVIESSAYAVTLRGHRQQQARENVKKFRGLVRRIQNRGYATMARIAGHIDRVSAGDESNAAIDAADAVNLMTVHASKGLEFPIVFLVNMTRGTGGVPPPLRVVAGDGGDEPIVGIARYEPGATEAEQVRDREESKRLMYVAVTRARERLYLSAAAQKQGRIVAGPGSLAHVSPAGLVQEMQAALEGAAEVTWIGVEHVHRLRVCPPAVAIAPTTAEPEAVPVSDVVPLSLQPLVTRPHMQRRRVTDLAAGRHTGGHTGHVRPPIDMDLVTGRAVHRLLASAGADDGDATLRARVLADLEPDEMLAVDEATDFAGDVVALVRGVWRDVTMRRVLASPAARFEVPIAFRHEEAGVEHVVRGTVDCLVPDGDRLLVLEFKTGQPQPSHRRQLALYVDAVRAMAPGTPVHGQLVYATRAETSRPMTAPRLPFDP, via the coding sequence GTGATCCCCGTCGACCAGGCGGCGCGCACGTACGCGACCGACCCGTCCCATCACGTGGTGCTCGAGGCCTCGGCCGGCACGGGCAAGACCCGCGTGCTGGTGGACCGCTACCTGGCCCTGCTCGCGGCCGGCGTGGATCCCCGGCACGTCCTCGCCATCACCTTCACGCGCAAGGCCGCGGCCGAGATGCGCGATCGCATCGTCACCGACCTGCAGGTCCGCCATCCCGGCGTATGGCACGCCCTGCGCGATCGCGCCGACGAGATCGCGGTGTCGACGATCGACGCCTTCTGCTTCTCGCTGTTGCGCGAGTTTCCGCTCGAGGCGGGCCTCGATCCCGGCTTCACGCTGGCCGACGAGACCGAAGTCGCACGCCTCGTGGAGATGTCGCTCGATCGCACGTTGCGCGACTGCCGCGATCGCGCGCCGTTCGATGAAGCGATTCGCCTCGTGCTGGCGCAGATGACGCTGCCGAGACTGGCCGAGGGCCTGCGGGCCCTGCTCGAGCGCCGGTTCGTCGCGCCGGCGGCGCTGCGGAGGTATCTCGGTCGACAGCTGCGGCAGGTGCGCTCGGAAGCCGCGTCCGCGGAGCGTGCGCGCCAGGACTTGCGACGGCAGCTCGAGGCGGTGCCCGGTGGCCTTGCCGCATGGCTGGCGACAGGCCCGGCCGACTCCGACCTCTGGACCCTGTTCCGCCTCGACATGACGCGTCTTGTCGCAACAGCGGTCGAGGCGCCGATGAGCCCGGCAGAGGTGCGCGCCGCTCTCGACGGTCTCTCCCGCTGGGTGCTGACGCGAGACGGCACACCGCGCAAGAGGCCGGTCGCCAGCAGGGCGGAGTTCATCACCGCGGCGGCCTTCGACGCACATCGCGCCGGGTTACCGAGCGTCGCCGATGCGGTGCGGGCGGCGCGACGCGGGTTCGAGGCATCGCTCAACGTGCTGCTCGCGCGCGGCATCCGCCGCGTCTTCCGGCTCGCGCACCGGCGGTATCTCCAGACGCTCGTGATGCACGATGCGCTCGACTTCTCCGAGGTGCTGGCGCGGGCCGTGCTGCTGCTCGGGCAGATGGACGAGTTCTCGCGCAGCCGCTTCCGACTGGAGGCGCGCTATCAGCACGTCCTCGTCGACGAGTTCCAGGACACGAGCCGCCTGCAGTGGCAGCTCGTCGCCTCGCTCGTGCAGTCCTGGGGCGAGGGACTCGGGCTCGGGCACGAGGGCCCGCTGCCGCCGTCGCTGTTCCTGGTCGGCGATCGCAAGCAGTCGATCTATCGCTTCCGTGACGCCGACGTCGGACTGCTCGACGAAGCGGTCGCGTTCGTGCAGGGGATGGGCGGCACCGGGCCCGTGCGCCAGGCGATCTCGCAGAGCTTTCGATCGCACCCCGACCTGCTGGCCTTCTCGAACGACGTCGCCGCAGGGATGGTCCATGCCGGCGCCCCGCCGGCGGTGGCGTTCCGCTATGGACCCGACGACCGGTTCCCGCTGCCGTCCGGCCACGTCACGGGCCGGGAGCCCGAGCCGCGACTCGCGCTGGTCGTGGGTGAGGACGTGGAGGCGTGCGCGGCAGGCGTGGCCGCGGAGATCATCCGCGTGCTGGAGGAGGGCCTCGTCACCGATCGTGGCCTCGACGCGCCACGGCGCGCGCGGCCGGGCGACATCGCGATCCTCTTTCGATCGCGCGAGAGCCACCGCGAGGTCGAGCGGGCGCTGTCGGCGCGAGCAATCCCGAGCTACGTCTACAAGGGACTCGGTTTCTACGATGCCGACGAGATCAAGGACCTCGTCGCGCTCATCCGCGTGCTCGCGGCCCCGGAGTCGGACCTGCGTGCAGCAGCGTTGCTCCGATCGGGGTTCGTCGGCCTCTCCGACGAAGCGCTCCGGCGCCTCGCCCCTGACCTCGCCACCCGCCTGACCTTCCCTGGCGAGGCCGACGACGGACTGCCGTCGCGCGACGTCGAGGCGCTGAGGCGATTGCGCGAGGCGTGGCCGGGCTGGCTGGCGCTGGTCGATCGCCTGCCGCCGGCCGACGTGCTCGACCACGTGATCGAATCGTCGGCGTATGCGGTGACGCTGCGCGGCCACCGTCAGCAGCAGGCACGCGAGAACGTCAAGAAATTCCGCGGCCTCGTGCGTCGCATCCAGAATCGCGGCTACGCGACGATGGCGCGCATCGCCGGTCACATCGATCGCGTGTCGGCAGGAGACGAGTCCAATGCCGCCATCGACGCCGCCGACGCGGTCAACCTGATGACGGTGCATGCGTCCAAGGGCCTCGAGTTCCCGATCGTGTTCCTCGTGAACATGACGCGCGGGACCGGCGGCGTGCCACCGCCGCTGCGCGTCGTGGCCGGCGACGGTGGCGATGAGCCCATCGTCGGCATCGCCAGGTACGAACCGGGCGCGACCGAGGCCGAACAGGTGCGCGATCGCGAGGAGAGCAAGCGGCTGATGTACGTCGCCGTGACGCGGGCACGCGAACGCCTGTACCTGAGTGCAGCGGCGCAGAAGCAAGGCCGCATCGTCGCCGGACCAGGCAGCCTGGCGCATGTCTCTCCGGCAGGCCTGGTCCAAGAGATGCAGGCCGCCCTCGAGGGCGCTGCGGAAGTCACCTGGATTGGCGTGGAGCATGTGCACCGCCTGCGCGTGTGCCCACCTGCCGTCGCGATCGCACCGACGACTGCGGAGCCGGAAGCGGTGCCGGTGAGCGACGTGGTGCCGTTGTCGCTGCAACCATTGGTGACGCGTCCGCACATGCAGCGCCGGCGGGTCACCGACCTGGCCGCGGGCAGGCACACCGGCGGACACACCGGGCACGTGCGGCCGCCGATCGACATGGACCTGGTGACGGGTCGAGCGGTGCACCGCTTGCTCGCGAGTGCCGGCGCCGACGACGGCGATGCGACGTTGCGCGCGCGCGTGCTGGCCGATCTGGAACCGGACGAAATGCTCGCCGTCGACGAGGCGACCGACTTCGCGGGTGACGTCGTGGCGCTGGTGCGGGGCGTCTGGCGCGACGTGACGATGCGCCGTGTGCTGGCGTCACCAGCGGCACGCTTCGAGGTCCCGATCGCGTTCCGTCACGAGGAGGCCGGAGTGGAGCACGTGGTGCGGGGCACGGTCGACTGCCTGGTGCCTGACGGCGATCGCCTGCTGGTGCTGGAGTTCAAGACCGGCCAGCCACAGCCGTCACATCGTCGACAACTCGCGCTGTACGTCGACGCCGTCCGCGCCATGGCCCCGGGCACGCCGGTGCACGGCCAACTGGTCTACGCGACGCGAGCGGAAACCAGCCGCCCGATGACGGCGCCACGCCTTCCTTTCGATCCCTGA
- a CDS encoding PD-(D/E)XK nuclease family protein — protein MTCAIRLIQADDLDAWQRVLLVLGLPAGGKEETRTEIDPPIMVVPNRAAAEQWRRTLEQRLLAERWTPPLALQDALDHHVAPGPHAAIAMPRLLTRDDLYDTWHRAARIDAPRLSPLTREVLMGASARQASRVHRPPFLLRPGLVAEMLRLHDQVARLGHDPSTWLEEAAVRLEDEAPSDRGAERLLLQTRFLREACRVFDARVAALDSMDERALHAALRGSVRPWCLPHMVVSVADHHAEPQGLWPVDFELLAQAPGLQRLDIVATRRVGEDLFARLRRLWPNATEVRVPRQRPAETRLEVDCADRRWIGSRDRDEEVLSYARRVKALRPADASVTALVYRRPLPYLYAAQFLFESAGIPYQSAGTLPLAAEPWAAGLDLLMDAALSGFTRAALVTVLRSPHVLVRLEDGTPVQAGDIAAFDAWLARQRYLGSLDQLDHLRALPAAAPPREGADPSTRHADQWRQDRAARAVADAVRPWLERLEPLQGAAPGAEHVRALREAWRACERLPLEGDPHASRTRRTRAALDLLLDQLERALDTHDATPVPARDSCILVRRWIEERTFALPRDDEGVHLVDADAAPYGRFDHARIVGLLEGEWPAPSAREIFYPAFMLQRLGWPEERTRTAALRARFADLLTLPAIAVGVSVPELDQDAVVRPSSLLDELEVFGADALIAIPSDERELPVTREDALLATPAVPSATVLGAEARDWAAWRLSLPPRTDAGQTSPMVGERYSVTAVETYLQCPFQYFAGRVLGLKEEADDEPGMPARDAGLLLHDVLHDCFQAWRERGHVAIRPDDLPEARAVFAAVAERALRALPAADRAVERVRLFGSAVATGVLEKMLRVEAELFGDVVRRGLEHPIDQHVTLPAADGTRTVHLRGRIDRVDWTGDGRVRVIDYKTGRRPTQALQPGVYAHAVVQQERASGRHVGIAPSGFVAFREDVPWVQALADQEGADEHARAFVEAVDRIEAGVFPVKPHNPFRCQFCDYAAVCRKDYVGDE, from the coding sequence ATGACGTGCGCGATTCGCCTGATCCAGGCCGACGACCTCGACGCCTGGCAGCGCGTCCTCCTCGTCCTCGGCCTGCCGGCCGGAGGAAAGGAGGAGACGAGGACGGAGATCGATCCACCGATCATGGTGGTGCCCAATCGTGCCGCGGCCGAGCAGTGGCGCCGCACGCTGGAGCAACGTCTTCTCGCCGAGCGGTGGACGCCGCCGCTCGCGCTGCAGGACGCGCTCGATCATCACGTCGCGCCCGGCCCCCACGCCGCCATCGCGATGCCGCGCCTGCTGACGCGCGACGACCTGTACGACACATGGCATCGCGCTGCGCGCATCGATGCGCCGCGCCTGTCCCCGCTCACGCGCGAGGTGTTGATGGGCGCCAGTGCCCGGCAGGCGTCGCGCGTGCATCGCCCGCCCTTCCTGCTGCGCCCGGGACTGGTGGCCGAGATGCTGCGCTTGCACGACCAGGTGGCGCGTCTCGGGCACGATCCCTCGACCTGGCTCGAGGAGGCCGCGGTCAGGCTCGAGGACGAAGCGCCCTCCGATCGTGGCGCCGAACGCCTGCTGCTGCAGACACGGTTCCTGCGCGAGGCGTGCCGGGTCTTCGACGCGCGTGTGGCGGCGCTCGACAGCATGGATGAGCGCGCGCTTCACGCGGCCCTGCGAGGATCGGTCCGTCCGTGGTGCCTGCCGCACATGGTCGTCAGCGTCGCCGATCACCATGCCGAGCCGCAGGGGCTCTGGCCCGTGGACTTCGAGTTGCTGGCGCAGGCGCCCGGCCTCCAGCGCCTGGACATCGTCGCCACGCGTCGCGTCGGCGAGGACCTGTTCGCGCGGCTGCGGCGTCTCTGGCCGAACGCGACCGAGGTGCGGGTGCCACGGCAGCGGCCGGCGGAGACACGGCTCGAGGTCGATTGCGCCGATCGCCGCTGGATCGGCAGCCGCGATCGAGACGAGGAAGTGCTGTCTTACGCACGGCGAGTCAAGGCGCTGCGACCAGCGGACGCCTCCGTCACGGCGCTCGTCTATCGCCGCCCCCTGCCCTATCTCTACGCCGCGCAGTTCCTGTTCGAGTCGGCGGGCATCCCGTACCAGTCTGCCGGCACGCTGCCGCTGGCTGCGGAGCCGTGGGCCGCCGGCCTGGATCTGCTGATGGACGCCGCCCTCTCCGGCTTCACGCGGGCGGCGCTCGTGACCGTGCTGCGCTCGCCCCACGTCCTGGTGCGCCTCGAGGACGGCACGCCTGTGCAGGCTGGCGACATCGCCGCCTTCGATGCCTGGCTGGCTCGGCAGCGGTACCTGGGCTCGCTCGATCAACTCGATCACCTGCGGGCATTGCCGGCGGCCGCGCCGCCGCGCGAAGGCGCCGACCCGTCGACCCGCCACGCCGACCAATGGCGGCAGGATCGCGCCGCCAGGGCCGTCGCCGATGCCGTGCGTCCGTGGCTCGAACGGCTCGAACCGTTGCAGGGTGCCGCTCCAGGCGCCGAACACGTGCGCGCACTTCGCGAGGCGTGGCGAGCCTGCGAGCGTCTGCCGCTCGAAGGCGACCCGCATGCGAGCCGCACGCGCCGCACGCGTGCCGCGCTGGACCTGCTGCTCGATCAGCTCGAGCGTGCGCTGGACACTCATGACGCCACACCGGTGCCGGCGAGGGATTCCTGCATCCTCGTGCGTCGGTGGATCGAGGAGCGCACCTTTGCCCTGCCGCGCGACGACGAAGGCGTGCATCTCGTCGATGCCGATGCCGCGCCGTACGGCCGCTTCGATCACGCGCGCATCGTCGGACTGCTCGAGGGCGAATGGCCGGCGCCATCCGCTCGCGAGATCTTCTATCCCGCGTTCATGCTGCAACGGCTCGGATGGCCCGAAGAACGGACGCGCACTGCCGCATTGCGGGCCCGCTTCGCCGATCTGCTGACGCTGCCGGCGATCGCGGTCGGCGTCTCCGTCCCCGAACTCGATCAGGACGCCGTCGTCCGGCCCTCGTCGCTGCTCGACGAGTTGGAGGTATTCGGCGCCGATGCCCTGATCGCCATCCCGTCGGACGAGCGAGAACTCCCGGTGACGCGCGAGGACGCCCTGCTGGCCACGCCTGCCGTGCCGTCGGCGACCGTCCTCGGCGCCGAGGCGCGGGACTGGGCGGCGTGGCGGCTCTCGCTCCCGCCGCGCACAGACGCGGGACAGACGTCGCCAATGGTGGGCGAGCGCTACAGCGTCACGGCCGTCGAAACGTACCTGCAGTGCCCCTTCCAGTACTTTGCCGGGCGAGTGCTCGGCCTGAAGGAAGAAGCCGACGACGAACCCGGTATGCCGGCGCGCGACGCGGGCCTGCTGCTGCACGACGTCCTGCACGACTGCTTCCAGGCGTGGCGGGAGCGCGGACACGTGGCGATACGTCCCGATGATCTTCCCGAGGCGCGTGCCGTCTTCGCGGCGGTGGCCGAGCGGGCACTGCGCGCGCTGCCGGCCGCCGATCGGGCCGTCGAGCGCGTCCGCCTGTTCGGGTCGGCTGTCGCGACGGGCGTGCTCGAGAAAATGCTGCGGGTGGAGGCTGAACTCTTCGGCGACGTGGTGCGTCGCGGCCTGGAGCACCCGATCGACCAGCACGTCACCCTGCCGGCGGCCGATGGCACACGCACGGTGCACCTGCGAGGGCGCATCGACCGCGTCGACTGGACCGGCGACGGCCGTGTACGCGTGATCGACTACAAGACCGGCCGGCGGCCGACCCAGGCCCTGCAGCCAGGCGTCTACGCGCATGCCGTCGTGCAGCAGGAGCGTGCATCCGGTCGTCACGTGGGCATCGCTCCGAGCGGATTCGTCGCGTTCCGCGAGGACGTGCCGTGGGTGCAGGCCCTCGCCGATCAGGAGGGCGCCGACGAGCACGCGCGCGCCTTCGTGGAGGCCGTCGATCGCATCGAAGCCGGCGTATTCCCGGTGAAGCCGCACAACCCGTTCCGCTGCCAGTTCTGCGACTACGCCGCCGTCTGCCGGAAGGATTACGTCGGCGATGAATGA
- a CDS encoding asparaginase, producing the protein MRKISLSALLCLVTVAMPAMAGQGAAPSTPAAVTQPATTPASPLPRVRLVATGGTISNRRGGRLTAAEIVASVPGLADVAAVESEQFANVASAEITLDQWLALARRLNAIFRDDPSLSGIVVTSGTDTLEELAYFLHLTVRDRRPVVVTGSMRNPSQVGYEGPANLLASVRVAADARAAGRGVLVVLNDEINGARDVTKTDALRLNTFASRSFGALGVVDADRVVFRRTAEGRHTAASEFDVGTIETLPRVDVFLVYQGAPGDLIKTAIDLGARGVVLATAGAGATSGTQDQGVAYAREKGVPVVATTRAGSGRVAGPRDRSAATGSRRIVGGDLSAVKARVLLMLALTRTTEIAELQRIFEEY; encoded by the coding sequence ATGCGTAAGATTTCGCTTTCCGCTCTCCTGTGCCTCGTCACGGTCGCAATGCCGGCCATGGCGGGGCAGGGAGCGGCGCCCTCCACACCGGCAGCCGTCACGCAGCCGGCCACCACGCCCGCAAGTCCCCTCCCGCGCGTCCGCCTGGTCGCCACCGGCGGCACCATCAGCAATCGCCGCGGCGGACGACTGACCGCCGCAGAGATCGTCGCGTCGGTGCCGGGCTTGGCCGACGTCGCCGCCGTCGAATCAGAGCAGTTTGCCAACGTCGCCAGCGCCGAGATCACCCTCGACCAGTGGCTCGCGCTAGCGCGGCGCCTCAACGCGATCTTCCGCGACGATCCGTCGTTGTCGGGCATCGTCGTGACGAGCGGGACGGACACGCTCGAGGAACTGGCCTACTTCCTTCACCTGACCGTGCGCGATCGCCGCCCCGTCGTCGTCACCGGATCGATGCGCAACCCGAGCCAGGTCGGCTACGAGGGACCGGCCAACCTGCTCGCGTCGGTGCGAGTGGCCGCCGACGCCCGCGCCGCCGGGCGCGGAGTGCTCGTGGTGCTGAACGACGAAATCAACGGCGCCCGCGACGTTACCAAGACCGACGCACTCCGCCTGAACACGTTCGCGTCGCGCAGTTTCGGAGCGCTCGGCGTCGTCGATGCCGACCGGGTCGTGTTCCGGAGGACGGCCGAAGGGCGCCACACGGCGGCATCCGAGTTCGATGTCGGCACGATCGAGACGCTTCCCCGAGTGGACGTGTTCCTCGTCTATCAGGGCGCTCCCGGCGATCTGATCAAGACCGCCATCGACCTCGGCGCGCGTGGTGTCGTGCTCGCGACAGCGGGAGCGGGCGCGACCTCGGGCACACAGGATCAGGGCGTCGCCTACGCGCGCGAGAAGGGCGTCCCGGTCGTCGCCACGACACGCGCGGGCAGTGGACGTGTCGCCGGGCCGCGCGATCGTTCCGCGGCGACGGGGTCCAGGCGCATAGTCGGAGGGGATCTCTCCGCGGTGAAGGCGCGCGTGCTGCTGATGCTCGCGCTGACGCGGACCACCGAGATCGCGGAACTGCAGCGGATCTTCGAGGAGTACTGA